CAACCACCAACACCATGCAATGCATACACATCAAGACCATCGTCGATGTGCAGAACATTCTTCAAGTCAACGGCTAAGTTACAGCCTGCTGCAGAAAGCACACCGATGATAAATGAAGACCAAATTGGAACAAAGCCAGCACCAGGTGTAATACCGACCAAACCAGAAATGATACCAGAGCACATACCAACGGTGGTCCATTTTCCGCCAGTTCTGAAATAGTCGATGAATAACCAAGTTAGACCACCAGATGCGGCAGCCAGGTTTGTGTTCATAGCAGAGTACCAGGCTCTAATGGAAGCATTACCAGCAGAACCTGGGTTAAAGAATTGCCATCCAAACCATAGGAAGACGGTACCCAGCACAACAGAAGTGACTGAGTGTGGCTTATACTTTGGCATACCTTTCTTGGCGACTGGATCGTTTCTCTTACCCAAGATTAATGCGTAGACAAGAGCACCATGGCCGGAGGCCGTGTGAACAGGTCCAGAGCCTGCATAGTCCAGAGCACCCAGTTTAGCTAACCATCCCTCCGCATTCCATGTCCAGCATGCAATGGGGCAGTAGACGATTGTCATCCATAGAAATAGGAAGATCATCATTGGCATTAGACGAGCTCTTTCGCAAGCACCACCAAGCATTAAAGCACCAGTTACAGCAGCGAACATTCCTTGGAAGATGGCAAAGACGATATCAGGTACTGATGTGACGACGGATGGTGCACCAAGGACATTTCTAAAACCAAAAAACTCTAGAGTTCCCAAGAATCCGTTTCCTCTAGTTTCATGGGAAAATGATAGTGAGTAACCCCAGAAGAACCATTGGAATATCACTAAGCAAGCGGCCATGAGCGATGCCCATAGAAGTGATAAGGCGTGTTTCTTTCTGGAAAGACCAGAGTACAGCAGACCTATGCCAGGCACCATAAGCCAGACACCTGAGGTACATACACCTAGCCACGTCATATTGACTAGGTCAAATTGTGTGTTTAAATCGGTGGTAAGTGAGTCACCACCTGTCCCATGACCCGTTGGGGTCCCTGTAAAGTTGTAAGACATTGTTGTATTCTAGTGTATAATTGTTTTCAATGTGTTCACTTTTATTGAATATACTAACACTGTCAAAACAAGATTTCATATTATCAAGCTGTTATGGAATTGAAATATTGGGtagtttatatatgtttttttatGGTCAGTTGATTGAATCATGACTTCATTTTATTCCTCTATATAGAAAATCGTTACTAATGGAGACAATTAAGGTTTCCCTTATCTGTGATAGATAATATTAACGATGCAGAGGTCAATACATCAAGAACTGTAGCACCTAATGCATAACCGCGTTATATTGAGAGTTTAAACAATCATGAtcacaaaaagaaaagtaatGTGACATGCAATATGGGTTGTTATCTCAGATAAAATGATTACAGATTTGGAGTTCCGCATCGGGTAAAAGATAAGACACCTGCAGGCGGACTTGCATTTTTACAACTGAACTTGCAAACAGTATGAAGACccttttgtttttaatCATACTTAGCGAGGGATTCCTACGATCTTACTAAACTCCGTTTCAGTTTGCATTTGACTAAACTACAAAGCAACCTctatttgttattttttcatgATGATTCGGGTGATGCGATGGGCCGATAACAGTTGCTTATCTGAGAGATAAGGCTCAGAGATTAGAAAGATAAGTTAGAGATAACGAGGGAAACGTGATATTCCGTCGGGATTTCGGCATTGTTGGTGGTAATAGCTTTCACGTTATCGCTGCAGAGAAGTGTCGATGTTGTGTCGTTGATATTGGAAAGATAAGATAAGATGGTTTATCTCTGGTCGATGAGTTTATGATTGTTGACTAGATGAGAATAGTTATTGTTGTGTATGACTCGTTTCGAATTGAGCAACAATCggcatatatatatatatatatgtatatatatatgtgtgtgtgtgtgcTTTTCTAAGATGAGATAAAAACTAAGAACTTaatcaaattcaaagagaaaattaattataaattataattAAGGTATCACAAGTGTACTTGCTTTACAACCAGGTATAGATTAAAAACCCTTGTATAGTAGAAAAATATGtaggaaaaaaataaaagtcaaataaagaaattgaatCGAAGAGGGAAATCTTGCTTCGCAAAGCAAAGCAAAACCCATTCGAGGTGGACGAACAATCGGGGCAAAGTCAAGTTGTCAAACTGTGAAATTAAATTTAGGCTTTTTCGCAGTATTAAACTCTTCTCTATACTGCCTCGacataaaaaaatgtgTTAACGTGTAGTAGAAAGTAAAAGTCGGagtttgaaataaaaaaaatagtggTATTAGAAAGTTCATGACGGTATTATGCGTTCGGAGTTCTGATTGCTATACACAGAACTTGCAGTGTAATGGCAAGAGAACTTCTTGCttaatttgatattattggTAAAAAATGTATCGCCTTCCATAGCAAattaagaaataaaaacaaactggaaaagataaagaaattaaagTGCCTAGAATCACAGAGGACCCTCCATTACTGTTCTAACTTACGATATTAAAACGTTGGATTAGAAGAGGCCTGCAGTGAAAACAAATCACTCACTTTAATATAATTGTATCAGTTTAGTTTGGGAAGATGGACATCAAAGCTTCATCGGAGTTGACACCGTTGATGGCAGCAATGGACAATAGCAATTGAGCCTTAACTGGGGTCAAGTAACCGGCAGATAGAGCGTTTTGTGGGACGTCCTTGGAAGAAACTGGGGTCAATGGAGCACCAGAGTTAGCGTAGACGACTGGGATTTGAGCGGACTCGATGGTAGAAGTGGTAGAGTTGGAGCTACCGGAGGAGACAACGACCAAACCTTGGACGGTAGAGGCCAAGGAGGAGATCAAAGAGCTGGAGTAACCACCATCGTAGACAATTGGGACCAATGGGGTAGCAGCGAATTCGATGTCGGTGTTGGTGAAGTTAGTGTAGTTAACTCTGATGgtgctgttgctgttgatCAAAGCTGGTGGAGCTGGGGAGAAGAACCATTGGACCTTCTTGGCATCATCGATGACAGCGACTGGTAGGCCGACAGCGTTGGCAGAAGATGGGGTGAAGATACCAGCGTAGACTAGACCTTCCTTGGAAACGACCAATGGACCACGGTTCCAGGCGGCAGTTTCGTTAGCGACAGCCAAGGCCATCTTCTCGTCAGCAGAGATGACAATTGGCTTCTTGGAGTCCAAGACAATGGAGGTCAAGAAACCTAGGGATTCTAGGGACTTAGCGTTAGCAACAACGACGGCACCCTTGGTGGAGTTGTCGGCCAAAGTTTGGTTGATGGTGGCAGCGACGGAGTATAGTTCGGTGATGTTCAAAGCGGAAGTGGTGTTGAACAAAGCTGTAGAGTTTGTAGAGAACGCAGTAGTGTTAGTAGCGTTGGTGGATGGGATAGCGACTTGGCCACCGGTGTAGATGACTTGCAATTGTTGCTTTTGTGGGGCAACAGTGCTGTTAGTCAT
The Nakaseomyces glabratus chromosome J, complete sequence genome window above contains:
- the MEP2 gene encoding ammonium permease MEP2 (CAGL0J06028g~Ortholog(s) have high-affinity secondary active ammonium transmembrane transporter activity, methylammonium transmembrane transporter activity), which encodes MSYNFTGTPTGHGTGGDSLTTDLNTQFDLVNMTWLGVCTSGVWLMVPGIGLLYSGLSRKKHALSLLWASLMAACLVIFQWFFWGYSLSFSHETRGNGFLGTLEFFGFRNVLGAPSVVTSVPDIVFAIFQGMFAAVTGALMLGGACERARLMPMMIFLFLWMTIVYCPIACWTWNAEGWLAKLGALDYAGSGPVHTASGHGALVYALILGKRNDPVAKKGMPKYKPHSVTSVVLGTVFLWFGWQFFNPGSAGNASIRAWYSAMNTNLAAASGGLTWLFIDYFRTGGKWTTVGMCSGIISGLVGITPGAGFVPIWSSFIIGVLSAAGCNLAVDLKNVLHIDDGLDVYALHGVGGCIGSVLTGIFAADYVNATAGSYIAPIAGGWLNHHWKQVGYQLAAICATIAWTVTITAILLLAMDQIPFLRLRLRPEEEEQGTDEAEIGEFTYQEEQEYIPEPVRSRSPGMQPKMSSIDDKITGPQQVIDSKLSESESGSNEAGSNMGEKQTV
- the YGP1 gene encoding Ygp1p (CAGL0J06050g~Ortholog(s) have role in cell wall assembly and extracellular region localization); this translates as MKFQVALTSLLAAAAVASPVEDLFKHKAKKSSTSSVHPSSTTKGKPTSSAHAKALPSSLASLLANTTGNASNMTNSTVAPQKQQLQVIYTGGQVAIPSTNATNTTAFSTNSTALFNTTSALNITELYSVAATINQTLADNSTKGAVVVANAKSLESLGFLTSIVLDSKKPIVISADEKMALAVANETAAWNRGPLVVSKEGLVYAGIFTPSSANAVGLPVAVIDDAKKVQWFFSPAPPALINSNSTIRVNYTNFTNTDIEFAATPLVPIVYDGGYSSSLISSLASTVQGLVVVSSGSSNSTTSTIESAQIPVVYANSGAPLTPVSSKDVPQNALSAGYLTPVKAQLLLSIAAINGVNSDEALMSIFPN